A genomic segment from Corylus avellana chromosome ca5, CavTom2PMs-1.0 encodes:
- the LOC132182868 gene encoding protein CLP1 homolog has protein sequence MAYSGAAMGAPSAGGSASVSMVRQVKLDKESELRVEVPNDTPLRLRLLSGTAEIFGAELPPEIWLNFPPRLKFAVFTWYGATIEMDGTTELDYTADETPMVGYVNVHAILEGRRNRSKKASSSNDSDSSQGPRVIVVGPTDSGKSTLSRMLLSWAAKQGWKPTFVDLDIGQGSITIPGCIAATPIEMPIDPVEGIPLDMPLVYFFGHTTPSNNVDLYKVLVKELARMLERQFTGNSESRAAGMVINTMGWIEGVGYELLLHAIDTFNANVVLVLGQEKLWSMLRDVLKNKPNVDVVKLQKSGGVVSRNAKVRQKARSYRIREYFYGLANDLSPHSNIANFSDLFVYRIGGGPQAPRSALPIGAEPAADPTRLVPVSINRDLLHVVLAISFAKEPDEIISSNVAGFIYITDIDIQRKKITYLAPAAGELPSKYLIVGTLTWLET, from the exons ATGGCTTATAGTGGCGCAGCCATGGGTGCGCCATCGGCTGGCGGCTCGGCATCGGTGTCGATGGTCAGGCAGGTGAAATTGGACAAAGAGAGCGAGCTGAGGGTGGAGGTCCCTAACGATACGCCTCTCCGGCTCCGCCTCCTCAGCGGCACGGCCGAGATCTTCGGTGCCGAGCTCCCCCCTGAAATCTGGCTCAACTTTCCTCCCAGGCTCAAATTCGCC GTTTTTACTTGGTATGGGGCCACAATTGAAATGGATGGCACCACAGAACTTGATTATACCGCTGACGAG ACACCCATGGTTGGTTATGTAAATGTTCATGCCATACTGGAAGGACGAAGAAATCGTTCAAAAAAAGCATCATCATCTAATGACTCTGATTCTTCTCAG GGACCTAGGGTGATTGTTGTGGGACCTACAGATTCTGGCAAGAGTACCCTATCAAGGATGCTTCTTAGTTGGGCAGCCAAACAGGGTTGGAAACCTACTTTTGTGGACTTGGACATTGGTCAAGGATCTATTACAATTCCTGGATGCATTGCAGCCACCCCAATTGAAATGCCCATTGATCCAGTGGAAGGAATTCCTCTTGATATGCCCCTCGTGTACTTCTTTGGGCACACAACTCCtag TAACAATGTAGATTTGTATAAGGTGCTTGTGAAGGAGCTTGCTAGAATGCTGGAGAGACAGTTCACTGGAAATTCTGAATCTCGAGCTGCAGGCATGGTGATCAATACAATGGGATGGATAGAAGGAGTAGGGTATGAG TTGCTTCTACATGCAATTGATACGTTCAATGCCAATGTTGTCTTGGTCTTGGGTCAG GAAAAACTTTGGAGCATGCTCAGAGATGTCCTGAAGAACAAGCCTAATGTAGATGTTGTAAAACTTCAAAAGTCAGGTGGTGTTGTATCCAGGAATGCCAAAGTTCGTCAGAAGGCCAGGAGTTATAGGATAAGG GAATATTTTTATGGCCTTGCGAATGATCTGTCCCCGCATTCTAATATTGCAAATTTTAGTGATTTGTTTGTCTATCGAATTGGGGGCGGACCGCAAGCCCCACGCTCAGCATTGCCAATTGGGGCAGAGCCTGCTGCAGATCCAACCAGATTAGTTCCTGTTAGTATCAACCGGGATTTGCTCCATGTTGTTCTTGCTATCTCATTTGCCAAGGAGCCTGATGAAATAATTTCAAG TAATGTTGCTGGCTTTATTTATATCACAGACATTGACATTcaaag GAAGAAAATTACATACCTTGCACCAGCTGCAGGAGAGCTCCCGAGCAAATATTTAATAGTAGGAACCTTGACATGGCTCGAAACCTGA
- the LOC132182321 gene encoding uncharacterized protein LOC132182321 isoform X4 yields MLRPARWIPWWRWKYMFFIIFSARREIDVLADDEGRAGKVGADLLKILCWIISMTTAAALFYLKEVESVLCVQHQHLLEKLLVPRFMHRL; encoded by the exons ATGCTGAGGCCGGCGAGGTGGATCCCGTGGTGGAGGTGgaaatatatgtttttcattattttctcaGCAAGGCGGGAAATCGATGTACTTGCTGACGATGAGGGCAGAGCGGGAAAGGTTGGTGCCGATCTG CTTAAGATTCTCTGCTGGATCATTTCAATGACAACGGCTGCTGCTCTGTTTTATTTGAAAGAAGTTGAGAGTGTTCTTTGTGTGCAGCATCAACATCTTCTGGAGAAGCTCTTGGTACCAAG GTTTATGCATCGACTCTAA
- the LOC132182321 gene encoding uncharacterized protein LOC132182321 isoform X1 produces MLRPARWIPWWRWKYMFFIIFSARREIDVLADDEGRAGKVGADLLKILCWIISMTTAAALFYLKEVESVLCVQHQHLLEKLLVPRSWLLLQLRRQQCFDFL; encoded by the exons ATGCTGAGGCCGGCGAGGTGGATCCCGTGGTGGAGGTGgaaatatatgtttttcattattttctcaGCAAGGCGGGAAATCGATGTACTTGCTGACGATGAGGGCAGAGCGGGAAAGGTTGGTGCCGATCTG CTTAAGATTCTCTGCTGGATCATTTCAATGACAACGGCTGCTGCTCTGTTTTATTTGAAAGAAGTTGAGAGTGTTCTTTGTGTGCAGCATCAACATCTTCTGGAGAAGCTCTTGGTACCAAG ATCTTGGCTTCTTCTCCAACTTAGGCGACAACAATGCTTCGATTTTCTCTAG
- the LOC132182321 gene encoding uncharacterized protein LOC132182321 isoform X2, with the protein MLRPARWIPWWRWKYMFFIIFSARREIDVLADDEGRAGKLKILCWIISMTTAAALFYLKEVESVLCVQHQHLLEKLLVPRSWLLLQLRRQQCFDFL; encoded by the exons ATGCTGAGGCCGGCGAGGTGGATCCCGTGGTGGAGGTGgaaatatatgtttttcattattttctcaGCAAGGCGGGAAATCGATGTACTTGCTGACGATGAGGGCAGAGCGGGAAAG CTTAAGATTCTCTGCTGGATCATTTCAATGACAACGGCTGCTGCTCTGTTTTATTTGAAAGAAGTTGAGAGTGTTCTTTGTGTGCAGCATCAACATCTTCTGGAGAAGCTCTTGGTACCAAG ATCTTGGCTTCTTCTCCAACTTAGGCGACAACAATGCTTCGATTTTCTCTAG
- the LOC132182321 gene encoding uncharacterized protein LOC132182321 isoform X3: MLRPARWIPWWRWKYMFFIIFSARREIDVLADDEGRAGKVGADLLKILCWIISMTTAAALFYLKEVESVLCVQHQHLLEKLLVPRANRLEAGIRD; this comes from the exons ATGCTGAGGCCGGCGAGGTGGATCCCGTGGTGGAGGTGgaaatatatgtttttcattattttctcaGCAAGGCGGGAAATCGATGTACTTGCTGACGATGAGGGCAGAGCGGGAAAGGTTGGTGCCGATCTG CTTAAGATTCTCTGCTGGATCATTTCAATGACAACGGCTGCTGCTCTGTTTTATTTGAAAGAAGTTGAGAGTGTTCTTTGTGTGCAGCATCAACATCTTCTGGAGAAGCTCTTGGTACCAAG AGCGAATCGTTTGGAAGCCGGTATAAGGGATTGA
- the LOC132181001 gene encoding uncharacterized protein LOC132181001 isoform X1, translating to MYIAFSCSSKVVRTEITYHRNHEMLRRLLLQSATCYRRLPNACYFAPQLSAPVSPPPAPSPSITRSFSSSSSSQIPNSSLVEHVEDDANQTTSPPSAAISVDRSGLYNPPEHSHAPSSDSELIKHLKSIIKFRGGPISVAEYMEEVLTNPKAGFYINRDVFGAEGDFITSPEVSQMYGEMVGVWAMCLWEQMGQPNKVNLVELGPGRGTLMADLLRGASKFKNFTESLHIHMVECSPTLQKLQHSNLKCKYEDNMDDKMNKRAVSTLAGTPVTWHAALEQIPSGLPTIVIAHEFYDALPVHQFQRVSHGWCEKMVDLAEDSSFRFVLSPQPTPAKLYLMERSKWAATEEIAKLDHIEVCPKATELTQTIAKRIGSDGGGALIIDYGMDAVVSDSLQAIRQHKFVNILDDPGSADLSAYVDFASIRHSAEEASGDVSIHGPITQSQFLGSLGINFRVEALLQNCTDEQAESLRTGYWRLVGEGEAPFWEGPDEQVPIGMGTRYLAMAIVNKRQGVPVPFK from the exons ATGTATATTGCCTTCTCTTGCTCGTCGAAAGTCGTTAGGACAGAGATCACTTATCACCGTAATCACGAAATGCTGAGACGTTTGCTTCTACAATCTGCCACTTGTTATCGTCGGCTACCCAATGCCTGCTACTTTGCTCCACAACTCTCCGCACCAGTATCACCACCTCCAGCTCCTTCGCCTTCTATAACACGttccttttcctcttcttcgTCGTCACAAATCCCAAACAGTTCTTTAGTCGAACACGTAGAGGACGATGCAAACCAGACCACTTCTCCACCCAGCGCCGCAATCTCCGTCGACCGCTCTGGACTCTACAATCCACCCG AGCATTCTCATGCGCCTTCTTCGGACTCCGAGCTCATCAAGCACCTCAAAAGCATCATCAAG TTCCGTGGTGGGCCAATCTCAGTTGCTGAGTATATGGAGGAAGTTTTGACAAATCCTAAAGCTGGGTTCTACATTAATCGGGATGTGTTTGGAGCAGAGGGTGATTTTATAACCTCTCCTGAAGTAAGCCAGATGTATGGGGAG ATGGTTGGTGTTTGGGCCATGTGTCTGTGGGAGCAAATGGGACAACCAAATAAGGTGAACCTTGTCGAGCTGGGTCCAGGACGAGGAACTCTCATGGCAGATCTTCTTCGT GGGGCTTCTAAGTTTAAGAACTTCACCGAGTCATTGCACATTCATATGGTAGAATGTAGCCCAACACTACAGAAGCTTCAGCACAGCAACTTGAAATGCAAGTATGAAGATAATATGGATGACAAGATGAACAAAAGGGCTGTCAGCACATTGGCTGGAACTCCTGTGACATGGCATGCTGCATTGGAGCAGATTCCTTCAGGAT TGCCTACAATCGTCATTGCCCATGAGTTTTATGATGCTTTACCAGTTCATCAATTTCAG AGGGTTTCTCATGGCTGGTGTGAGAAGATGGTTGATTTGGCAGAGGATTCATC GTTTCGTTTTGTTCTATCTCCACAGCCTACGCCTGCAAAACTCTATCTAATGGAGCGCTCTAAATGGGCTGCGACTGAAGAGATAGCAAAGCTTGATCACATTGAGGTTTGCCCCAAGGCAACGGAGTTGACTCAAACTATTGCTAAGAGAATAGGTTCTGATGGAGGAGGGGCTCTTATAATTGATTATGGAATGGATGCAGTAGTCTCAGATAGTCTGCAG GCGATTAGACAACATAAATTTGTCAACATTCTGGATGATCCTGGATCCGCTGATCTCAGTGCATATGTTGACTTTGCTTCCATCCGGCACTCTGCTGAGGAAGCTTCAG GCGATGTGTCTATCCATGGCCCAATTACTCAGTCTCAGTTTCTTGGTTCTCTTGGGATAAATTTCCGAGTGGAAGCTCTTCTTCAGAACTGCACAGACGAACAAGCCGAGTCCCTCAGAACGGGATACTGGCGTCTGGTAGGCGAAGGTGAAGCCCCCTTCTGGGAGGGACCTGATGAACAGGTGCCTATTGGAATGGGTACCCGGTATTTGGCAATGGCTATTGTGAACAAAAGGCAGGGTGTTCCGGTTCCATTTAAGTAA
- the LOC132181001 gene encoding uncharacterized protein LOC132181001 isoform X2 yields MAEHSHAPSSDSELIKHLKSIIKFRGGPISVAEYMEEVLTNPKAGFYINRDVFGAEGDFITSPEVSQMYGEMVGVWAMCLWEQMGQPNKVNLVELGPGRGTLMADLLRGASKFKNFTESLHIHMVECSPTLQKLQHSNLKCKYEDNMDDKMNKRAVSTLAGTPVTWHAALEQIPSGLPTIVIAHEFYDALPVHQFQRVSHGWCEKMVDLAEDSSFRFVLSPQPTPAKLYLMERSKWAATEEIAKLDHIEVCPKATELTQTIAKRIGSDGGGALIIDYGMDAVVSDSLQAIRQHKFVNILDDPGSADLSAYVDFASIRHSAEEASGDVSIHGPITQSQFLGSLGINFRVEALLQNCTDEQAESLRTGYWRLVGEGEAPFWEGPDEQVPIGMGTRYLAMAIVNKRQGVPVPFK; encoded by the exons ATGGCAGAGCATTCTCATGCGCCTTCTTCGGACTCCGAGCTCATCAAGCACCTCAAAAGCATCATCAAG TTCCGTGGTGGGCCAATCTCAGTTGCTGAGTATATGGAGGAAGTTTTGACAAATCCTAAAGCTGGGTTCTACATTAATCGGGATGTGTTTGGAGCAGAGGGTGATTTTATAACCTCTCCTGAAGTAAGCCAGATGTATGGGGAG ATGGTTGGTGTTTGGGCCATGTGTCTGTGGGAGCAAATGGGACAACCAAATAAGGTGAACCTTGTCGAGCTGGGTCCAGGACGAGGAACTCTCATGGCAGATCTTCTTCGT GGGGCTTCTAAGTTTAAGAACTTCACCGAGTCATTGCACATTCATATGGTAGAATGTAGCCCAACACTACAGAAGCTTCAGCACAGCAACTTGAAATGCAAGTATGAAGATAATATGGATGACAAGATGAACAAAAGGGCTGTCAGCACATTGGCTGGAACTCCTGTGACATGGCATGCTGCATTGGAGCAGATTCCTTCAGGAT TGCCTACAATCGTCATTGCCCATGAGTTTTATGATGCTTTACCAGTTCATCAATTTCAG AGGGTTTCTCATGGCTGGTGTGAGAAGATGGTTGATTTGGCAGAGGATTCATC GTTTCGTTTTGTTCTATCTCCACAGCCTACGCCTGCAAAACTCTATCTAATGGAGCGCTCTAAATGGGCTGCGACTGAAGAGATAGCAAAGCTTGATCACATTGAGGTTTGCCCCAAGGCAACGGAGTTGACTCAAACTATTGCTAAGAGAATAGGTTCTGATGGAGGAGGGGCTCTTATAATTGATTATGGAATGGATGCAGTAGTCTCAGATAGTCTGCAG GCGATTAGACAACATAAATTTGTCAACATTCTGGATGATCCTGGATCCGCTGATCTCAGTGCATATGTTGACTTTGCTTCCATCCGGCACTCTGCTGAGGAAGCTTCAG GCGATGTGTCTATCCATGGCCCAATTACTCAGTCTCAGTTTCTTGGTTCTCTTGGGATAAATTTCCGAGTGGAAGCTCTTCTTCAGAACTGCACAGACGAACAAGCCGAGTCCCTCAGAACGGGATACTGGCGTCTGGTAGGCGAAGGTGAAGCCCCCTTCTGGGAGGGACCTGATGAACAGGTGCCTATTGGAATGGGTACCCGGTATTTGGCAATGGCTATTGTGAACAAAAGGCAGGGTGTTCCGGTTCCATTTAAGTAA
- the LOC132183411 gene encoding thioredoxin H2, with translation MGSFLSSLLGAGATNEAAPSASEGSGILSFHSSARWQLHFNSAKDSSQLTVIDFAAAWCGPCKFMEPAVHGMASKFSDVVFAKIDVDELPDVAQEFQVQAMPTFVLVKNGKEVDRVVGAKKDELEKKIEKHRAFQASS, from the exons atgGGATCTTTCCTCTCAAGCTTGCTTGGGGCGGGCGCAACGAACGAGGCGGCTCCGTCGGCATCGGAGGGTTCTGGGATCCTGTCGTTCCACTCCTCCGCCAGATGGCAGCTCCACTTCAACAGCGCCAAAGACTCCTCCCAACTC ACGGTGATCGATTTCGCCGCTGCCTGGTGTGGGCCCTGCAAGTTCATGGAGCCCGCCGTGCACGGCATGGCCTCCAAGTTCTCCGACGTCGTCTTCGCCAAGATCGACGTCGATGAATTACCT GATGTCGCGCAGGAGTTTCAGGTGCAGGCGATGCCCACGTTTGTGTTGGTGAAGAATGGGAAGGAGGTGGACAGGGTGGTTGGGGCCAAGAAGGATGAGCTTGAGAAGAAGATTGAGAAGCACAGAGCTTTCCAGGCCTCTTCTTGA
- the LOC132183410 gene encoding plasma membrane ATPase 1-like, whose protein sequence is MDNKEEVLEAVLKEAVDLENVPIEEVFQTLRCNKDGLTTEAARERLAIFGYNKLEEKKESKFLKFLGFMWNPLSWVMEAAAIMAIALANGGGKPPDWQDFVGIIVLLFINSTISFIEENNAGNAAAALMARLAPKAKVLRDGRWTEEDAAILVPGDIISVKLGDIIPADARLLDGDPLKIDQSALTGESLPVTKGPGDSVYSGSTCKQGEIEAVVIATGVHTFFGKAAHLVDSTNQVGHFQKVLTAIGNFCICSIAVGMIVEIIVMYPIQHRKYRPGIDNLLVLLIGGIPIAMPTVLSVTMAIGSHRLAVQGAITKRMTAIEEMAGMDVLCSDKTGTLTLNKLSVDKNLIEVFAKGVDADTVVLMAARASRMENQDAIDAAIVGMLGDPKEARVGIQEVHFLPFNPTDKRTALTYIDSEGKMHRVSKGAPEQILNLVPNKSEIERRVHAVIDKLAERGLRSLSVAYQEVPEGRKESQGGPWQFIGVMPLFDPPRHDSAETIRRALNLGVNVKMITGDQLAIAKETGRRLGMGTNMYPSSALLGQNKDHSIAALPVDDLIEKADGFAGVFPEHKYEIVKRLQARKHICGMTGDGVNDAPALKKADIGIAVADATDAARSASDIVLTEPGLSVIISAVLTSRAIFQRMKNYTIYAVSITIRIVLGFMLLALIWQFDFPPFMVLIIAVLNDGTIMTISKDRVKPSPLPDSWKLAEIFATGIILGGYLAMMTVIFFWAAYKTDFFPRTFGVSSLQEKDRDDIRKLASAVYLQVSTISQALIFVTRSRNWSFVERPGFLLVAAFVIAQLVATMIAVYANSSFAAIEGIGWGWAGVIWLYNLIFYFPLDFIKFFTRYALSGRAWDLVIEQRIAFTRKKDFGKEARELQWARAQRTLHGLHPPESNMFSERTTHSEFNQMAEDAKRRAEIARLRELTTLKGHVESVVRLKGLDIDTIQQAYTV, encoded by the exons ATGGATAACAAGGAGGAAGTTTTGGAGGCTGTGCTAAAAGAAGCCGTGGATTTG GAGAACGTACCGATTGAAGAGGTTTTCCAGACCTTGAGGTGCAACAAAGATGGTCTCACAACAGAGGCTGCGCGGGAGAGGTTGGCCATTTTTGGCTACAACAAGCTTGAGGAAAAGAAG GAGAGTAAGTTCTTGAAGTTCTTAGGCTTTATGTGGAATCCTCTCTCTTGGGTCATGGAAGCCGCAGCTATCATGGCAATTGCGCTTGCCAATGGAgga GGAAAACCTCCTGATTGGCAAGATTTTGTTGGGATTATTGTTCTGCTATTCATCAATTCAACTATAAGTTTTATAGAGGAGAACAATGCCGGTAATGCTGCTGCTGCTCTCATGGCTCGTCTTGCACCAAAAGCCAAG gTTCTTAGAGATGGGAGGTGGACTGAGGAGGACGCAGCTATTCTTGTTCCTGGTGATATAATTAGTGTTAAGCTTGGGGACATTATTCCTGCAGATGCTCGCCTTCTCGATGGTGATCCCTTGAAAATTGACCAG TCTGCACTTACAGGGGAGTCACTTCCCGTGACAAAAGGCCCTGGTGATAGTGTTTATTCAGGTTCTACATGCAAACAAGGAGAGATTGAAGCCGTGGTCATCGCTACTGGTGTTCATACCTTCTTTGGCAAGGCTGCTCACCTTGTGGATTCCACGAATCAAGTGGGGCACTTTCAAAAG GTCTTGACTGCTATTGGAAATTTCTGTATATGTTCAATTGCTGTGGGGATGATAGTAGAGATCATTGTCATGTATCCAATTCAACACCGGAAATACCGTCCAGGAATTGACAATCTGCTGGTGCTTCTTATTGGAGGAATTCCCATTGCCATGCCCACAGTTTTATCTGTGACAATGGCAATTGGATCCCATCGTTTGGCTGTGCAG GGAGCTATAACTAAAAGAATGACAGCAATAGAAGAAATGGCAGGGATGGATGTGCTTTGTAGTGACAAAACTGGGACTCTGACACTGAACAAGCTTTCGGTTGACAAGAATCTTATAGAG GTCTTTGCAAAGGGAGTAGACGCAGATACTGTTGTTCTGATGGCAGCTCGAGCATCCCGAATGGAAAATCAAGATGCAATAGACGCAGCTATAGTTGGAATGTTGGGTGATCCAAAGGAG GCTCGAGTTGGTATACAAGAGGTTCACTTCCTTCCATTCAACCCAACTGATAAGCGAACAGCTCTAACATACATTGACAGTGAAGGCAAAATGCATAGGGTCAGCAAGGGTGCACCAGAGCAG ATTTTGAATCTTGTACCCAATAAGTCAGAGATAGAACGTAGAGTCCATGCTGTGATTGATAAGCTTGCAGAGAGAGGATTACGTTCTCTTTCAGTAGCATACCAG GAAGTTCCTGAGGGAAGGAAGGAGAGCCAAGGAGGCCCATGGCAATTTATTGGTGTCATGCCCCTGTTTGACCCGCCTAGACATGATAGTGCAGAGACAATAAGAAGGGCATTGAATCTTGGAGTAAATGTTAAAATGATCACAG GTGATCAACTAGCAATAGCCAAGGAAACAGGACGTCGCCTGGGAATGGGAACCAACATGTACCCGTCCTCTGCATTGCTTGGACAGAATAAAGACCACTCAATTGCTGCTTTGCCGGTTGATGATCTGATTGAAAAAGCTGATGGGTTTGCTGGCGTTTTCCCTG AGCACAAATATGAGATTGTAAAACGTTTGCAAGCTAGGAAGCATATCTGTGGAATGACTGGTGATGGAGTTAATGATGCTCCAGCTCTTAAAAAGGCTGACATTGGCATTGCTGTTGCTGATGCAACTGATGCAGCTCGCAGTGCTTCTGACATTGTTCTTACAGAACCTGGTCTTAGTGTTATTATTAGTGCCGTCCTGACTAGTCGGGCAATATTCCAGAGGATGAAAAATTACACG ATTTATGCAGTTTCCATTACAATCCGTATTGTG TTAGGATTTATGTTACTTGCTCTCATATGGCAGTTCGACTTCCCACCATTCATGGTGCTGATTATTGCTGTCCTTAATGATG GCACCATTATGACAATATCGAAGGACAGGGTTAAGCCTTCTCCACTGCCAGATAGCTGGAAGTTAGCAGAGATCTTTGCAACTGGAATCATTCTTGGTGGTTATTTGGCTATGATGACAGTGATCTTCTTTTGGGCAGCATACAAGACAGACTTCTTCCCT CGTACATTTGGGGTTTCAAGCCTTCAGGAAAAGGACAGGGATGACATTAGGAAGCTTGCCTCAGCAGTGTATCTGCAAGTGAGTACTATCAGCCAGGCTCTCATATTCGTGACACGGTCCCGGAATTGGTCTTTTGTCGAGCGTCCTGGCTTTTTACTTGTAGCAGCTTTTGTTATTGCTCAGCTG GTTGCCACCATGATTGCAGTCTATGCGAACTCCAGCTTTGCTGCAATCGAAGGGATTGGATGGGGTTGGGCTGGTGTTATTTGGCTCTATAACCTCATCTTTTATTTCCCACTTGATTTTATCAAGTTCTTTACTCGATATGCCCTGAGTGGGAGGGCTTGGGATCTTGTTATTGAGCAAAGG ATTGCCTTCACAAGGAAAAAGGATTTCGGGAAGGAAGCACGTGAGCTTCAATGGGCACGTGCACAAAGGACACTTCATGGTTTGCACCCACCTGAATCCAACATGTTCAGCGAGCGCACAACTCACTCAGAATTTAATCAGATGGCAGAAGATGCAAAAAGACGAGCTGAGATTGCCAG ACTGAGAGAGCTGACTACACTGAAAGGCCATGTCGAGTCGGTGGTGAGACTTAAGGGCCTTGACATTGACACAATTCAGCAAGCATACACAGTCTGA